The stretch of DNA ATGGTCGCCGCGAATTGATGTTCGGCCACGCCCCATTCCAGACATTGCTGCGGGGTGATGCCGGTGATCAAGCAAGATTGCGGATCTGGCAGGAAGTCATTGGCTGGCTTGCAATACAGCATGATCGGATCGCCGATCTCGTTGAGCTCGGCGTCGGTGCGGATCGCGGCGAATTGCGCCGGGCGATCGCGACGCGGAACGGCGCCAAAAGTTTCGTAGTCGTGCCAGAGAAATGTCTGATTTGTCATAAGGTGCTACAGAAATTTAAAAAACTGCCGATAATTTAGGCATCTACACTGAGGAGCAACATTATGGCTACTCCCGTCTCGCTGACTTCAAGCAACACCACCAATGCCGCCACCCAGGTCCAGGCCAAGGATGACAAGCCGGTGTCGGTTGCCGCCAAGGCCAAGGCCGATCTGAATGCCTCCATCGTACAGGCTTCCTTGTCGGTGTCGATCAGTTCCTCGAACGACCAGATGTCGGTGGTGCTGAAAACTGCGCTGACCGGCATTAACGAGGCGCTCAAGAAGGACGGCTTCGGCGATGACGCCATCCAGAATGCCGCGTCGCAGGATAATACCCCGGAAGGCACCGCCGGCCGCATTGTATCCTTGTCGACCGGGTTTTTCGAAGCCTACAAGCAGCAACACCCCGGCGAAGACGAGGGTGAATTGCTGAACAAGTTCATGGATACGATCAAATCGGGCATGGAACGCGGCTTCAAGGAGGCGCGCGAAGTGCTGCAGGGGCTGAACGCGCTGAATGGCGATATTTCGTCCAATATCGACAAGACCTATGAGCTGGTGCAGAAGGGCTATGACGATTTCATCGCCGCGCATCAGGCGAAAACTGATACCGCTGCGACCGGCGCCAGCACCAGCAACACGGCCGCCAGCGCCACGGCTACCGACAAGGCTGCGGCCTGATCGGCTCAGGCCGCGACCTGATTGCGGCCCAGTTCCTTGGCACGGTACAGCGCCGCGTCGGCGGTCGCGATCAGATCGTGCTCACTTTGCTGCGGCCGCAGCACCGACACCCCAGCGAGGCCGTAATGTGCGGCAGCGGCAGGCGCATGTCGGTGAACACCTTGGCTTGCCGCATGCGCTCGCACAGCCGCTCAGCCACCGACGCCGCCACCTTGTCGCTGGTGTCCGGCAACAACACCATCATTTCTTCGCCGCCGTAGCGCACCGCGAAATCGGTCGGCCGCAGCGCGCCGCTCAGCACCTGGGCCGCCGCGCGCAAGGCTTCGTCGCCGGCCAGGTGGCCGTGGGCGTCATTGAATTTCTTGAAGTGATCCAGGTCGATCATGATCAGCGCCAGCGGCGCGTTGGAGCCGTGCGCGGTGGCCACCATGGTCGGCAACAGGTCGTTGAGCCAGGCGCGGTTGTACAAGCCGGTCAGGCCGTCGATCATCGACAGCTGGCGGTAGAATTCGCCCAGCTTCTGGCGCCGGCGCAGCTGCGCGTTGGCGGCGCGGATGCGGAACGACAGCAGCCGCAGCAGGTTACGCGCCAGCACATTCGATTGATCGATCAGTTGCCAGACGATGTCGGCCTCGACCACCAGCACTTCGCTTTCCTCCAGCGCGGTGGTGGTGGACAGATTGGCTTCCTCATCCAGCACCGACTGTTCGCCCACGCTTTCGCCCGGCAGGATCTTGCTGATGGTGCCGTCGGCCATGCCGGAACGCGTGTCGCTGGCCACCGACAATGCGCCGCGCAGCAGGATGTACAGGCGCGCGCGGTTGGACTCGGCAATCGCCTCGCCGGCATCCAGCGACATGATGGGGCAATGGGCCAGCAGTCTGGCGATGACGGCGTCGTCGTCGGAGTTGCGCAGCAGCTGCAAGTCGCTGATCCGATAGCTCGATGAGCCGAATGTGCTGATTTGTTTCAAGGATGTCTCGCAGGATGCCAAAAGGCAATCATTAGTTCTGGAATTATCATATCCGAAAACGTTAGAGGCGTGGTTCAATAACGGCATTGCAACCAACTGGAAACAACATGAGCTACCTTGACGCGCTGGGAGTCGCCCATCAGCCCGATCCGGATGCGCGCATCGTCTCGCTGGTGCCGTCGATTACCGAGTTGCTGTGCGACCTGGACCTGGCCGCGCAAGTGGTGGGGCGGACCGGTTTCTGCATCCATCCGTGGGACGTGGTGCAGCAGATTCCCAAGGTCGGCGGCACCAAGGACGTCAACCTGGACAAGATCCGCGCGCTGGCGCCGACCCATGTGGTGCTCAATATTGACGAAAACGAAAAGCCGACTGCCGATGCGCTGGCCGAATTCGTGCCGAATATCATCGTCACCCATCCGCTGCGGCCGTATGACAACGTCGCGCTGGCGCGCCTGATGGGCGGCGTGTTTTGCCGCAAACAGCAGGCCGCCGACTGGTGCGCCGCGTTCGAGGCCGAATACGCGCTGCTGCAGGCCGCGCCGAAAGGACCGCCGCAAACCATGTTGTACTGCGTGTGGCAGGACCCGTGGATGACGATCTCACGCGATACCTATATCGCCCGCATGCTGGAGGAAATCGGCTGGAGCGTGCCGGAACTGGGCGAGGAGCGCTATCCGGCGTTCCGCTGGTCGAGCGAGTTGATTGCGCAAATCGATGGCGTGCTGCTGTCCAGCGAGCCGTACCGCTTCACCGAAGCGCATGCGGAGATGCTGGAACGCCAGATCGGCAAACCGGTGCTGCTGGTGGATGGGGAAATGATGTCCTGGTATGGCAGCAGGTCGCTGCAGGGACTGCGCTACTTGCGGGAGCTGGCGCTGGCTTAAGCGCCGGCCCCGCGGCAGCAATTACTCTTCTTCGGCTTCGGCCACTACGGCGGCCGAGACGGCGCCGGTGCCATCGGCATGACGTTTATGGGCATTGAGCTTGCCCACAGCGGTTTCGATCGAGCGCTTCAGTTTTTCGGTGGCGCCGCTGATGGCCTGATGCAAGGTGGCGGCGTGGTCGCTGACCGCGATCGGCTGCAAACCGGTGAGGCGGGCTTCCATCAGGCAGCGGTTGTCGCCGTCTGCGGATTTCTGGCCAAGGTTGTCGCTCAGGTGGACTTCGACACGGGTAATTTGTTCGCCGAAGCGGTGGAGGGCATTGCCTACGACGGTTTGAACATGTTCGTCCAGACCTGCGTGATTAGTGATGGTTTTGTCGGTATTCACTTGGATTTGCATAGCTTGCTCCTGTTGTTTGACTACGAAACCATCTTACTCCTTCCAGGCTTAAGTGGGCGTTAATTGCTTAACGTCCACTTGATCTGGATGCTATTTCGCCGCCGTCTTCAGTCGCGCGATGCTTTGTTTGGCTTCCGCCATGTCGGGCCAGAACCCCAGCACGCGCTGATAGGCGTCGATCGCCAGGGCGTTGTCGTGATGCCGGTCGTAAGCCATGGCGAGATAAAACACGGCGCGGCCGCTGTCGGGATACAGGCTGGTGCTCAACTGGTAAATTTCAATGGCTTCGGGGTAGCGATTGACGTCGAGGAATTTTTCGCCCCAGGCAATCAGGCTGCGCTCGTCCGGCTTGAATTCGGCGTCGCGCTGACGCATGTCGCGGTAGATGCCGGCCAAATCCTTGTGGCCGTGTTTGGCGAACCGGGCGGCCATGGTGGCCAGGGTCGGCGGCGCGCCTTCGGCGTGGTGCGCATCGACCGCCAGCAGGTGGGCGGGCACATTGTTGGCCGCCGGCTTGTTGTTCATGAATGCGAGCGCGGCGGCATCGTTGCGCAGGTAGGCATTCAGGAAGGCGAGCACGTAGCGGCCCATCCAGCCATGCGCCAGCGTGGCTTCTTCGCGCGAGTATTCGTCAAAGCGCAGCTCCGGCCCCAGGCGCAGCGATTCCGACTGGAAGGCGGCGTGCGTCATGGTGTACATGGTGACGTTGTACAGGTCCGAGAACTTCATCTGGTTCATCAGGCTGTAGGTCGGTACTTGCTTGACGCGGTTCATCAGCTCCGCCGTGTAGGGCTTGCCGCCCAGGTACAACATGGGTAGCGCCAACCGCTCGGGCGTCGCATAAGCCGCCTGCTGCACGATGGCCGGGAAGTAGCGCACCGAGCCGTCCAGCGACACCAGCGCCGAGATGCGGTCGTCCCTGGCGGCGGCCAGCACGTTGGCCAGCCCGCCGAAACTGTAGCCGATGGCCGCCACGTGGCTGTCGTCGGCCTGCGGCAAGGTCGCCGCGTAGCCGAGCAGGAAGGAGATGTCGCGCGCCTGCGCTTCGGCGGAGTCGATGTCGAGATTGATGCTGCGCGTGTGCATGCCGATGCTGGCGCTGGCAATCACCAGGTAGCCCTGGCTGGCGAGGTATTCGCACAGGTCGGCGTTATCGTAGGCGGCGGCGCTCGAACCCGGCGCGTAGATCACCACCGGAAACTTGCCGGCGAGTGCGGGGGCATCGCGCCGGGCCAGCATGGTCTGCGCCAGCGCGGCCTTGCTTTGTTGGGCGTCCAGGTTCGGATAGTTGTCTTGCATGTAGCTGGCGACCGCGCCGCTTGCCTCGGCTTCCGGACGCTTGAACTGCTCCTCGGTGGCGCCGGTGCGCAGGTAGTCTTCGTAGCGGATGGCGGCGCCTTGTTTCTCGGCCGGATACCAGATCAATGCCTGGAGCGGACGCGCGCGCTCGCCGGACGTCGGCAGGCCGGTGACGAGATCGATCTTGTCCGGATAGGCGCGCGCGCGATCGTAGAGCTGCGCGATGCGCAGCCCCACCGCATACGGGCCGGGGCCGCCCGGGAAGGCGGGGCCGGCGGCGAAACTGCTTTGGGCAGCGAGACCGAACAACAGAATCAGCAGACTTTTGCGCATAGTTGGTTTAACCGTTCAGCAGTGAGGCGGCGAGGTTGATCGACAGGCCGAGAACGGCCAGGTTGTAGAAGAAGCACAGCACCGACTGGCCCAGCACCACTTTGCGCAACTGGCGCGTGCGCACGGTCACGTCCGAGGTCTGCACCGCCACGCAGATGGTGAACGAGAAGTACAGGAACTCCCAGTAATTCGGCACCACGTCGTCGTCCGGGAAGCCGAGCGCCTTGTCGTCGCTGTTGTCCATGTAATACAGGTGGGCGTAATGCGAACAGAACATGATGCCGACCATGAACCACGAGCCGACCAGCGTCAGCACCGCCAGCGTGTAGCGCAAGGCCAGCGCTTCGTCGGGCAGGTTCTTGGTGGTGGCCAGCTGCAGGACGATGGCGGCCAGGCTGACCAGCACCGCCAGCGACAGCACGGCCAGGATCACCGGGCCTTTTTCATCCTGGCGGCAGGCGGCGCGCTTGATGTCGTGCTGGTCGGCCTTGGCCATCATCCAGCCCATGGTGGCGATGTACACCCAGACCAGGATGTCCCAGCAGGCCATCACCCGCGTCAGCCACGGCCAGTGGCCCGGCAGCAAGGGGGCGGCGATGAGGCCGCAGACGATCGCCAGGCTCAGGTGAGGGCGGCTGTGGATCAGGCTGGGCCAGCGGATGCGCAAACTCATTTCTTGTCCTCGTGTGGGAAGCGGTCCATGCGCGACAGCACCGGGAACAGCACGGTCCACGCAGCGACGACGCCGAGGGTGGCGGCGCCGCCGAACAGCACCGCGCGCGTCAGGCCCATCCAGCCGGCGGTGATGCCGGATTCAAATTCGCCCAGCTCGTTGGAAGCGCCGATGAACACCGAGTTGACGGCGCTGACGCGGCCGCGGATTTCATCCGGCGTTTCATACTGTACCAGCAGGTGGCGCACGTAGACGCTAATCATGTCGCCGGCGCCCATCAGGAACAGCGCCACCAGCGCCACCATGAAGGTGGTGGTCGATCCCAGCACCAGCGTGCCGGCGCCGAACACCGCCACGCCGCCCAGCATCCAGGCGCCGACCCGGCGCGTGATCGGGAAGAAGGCCAGCACGATCGAGCACAAGGCCGCGCCAATGCCCGGCGCGCTGCGCAGCGCACCGAGGCCGCTGGGGCCGATGTGCAGCACGTCATGCGCCAGCGCCGGCAGCAGCGCGGTGGCGCCGCCGAACAGCACGGCAAACAGGTCGAGCGAAATCGCGCCCAGCACGATTTTCTTGTTCCACACGAAGCGCAAGCCTTCCAGCACCGTGTGCCACGAGGCCGGACCGCTGGCGCTGGCCTGCTTGACCGACTTCACCAGGCACATCATGACCACCGACAGCAACAGCAGCGTGGAGGAAATCATATATACCGTTTTTGGCCCGGCCAGGTAGAACAGGCCGCCCAGGGTCGGCCCCATGATGACGGCGACGTGGAAGCTGGACGAACTCAGCGCCACCGCCTTGCTGAAGCTTTCCTGCGGCACCAGGTTGACCAGAATCGCCTGCGTGGCCGGCCCCATGAAGGCGCGCGCGCTGCCATACACCACCAGCACCGCAAACACCGGCCACACGGCGCTCAGCCCGGTGTAGGTGAAGGCCAGCAACATCAGTCCGCACAGCAGCTGGGCGCCGAGCGCCAGCGCGATCAGGTTGCGGCGATCGTAGCGGTCGGCCGCGTGGCCGGCCAGCAGGATCAGCAGCAGGAACGGCAGGAACTGCGCCAGCCCGATCAGGCCGAGGTCGAACAGGTTGTGCGTCATCGAATAGACTTGCCAGCCGATGGCGACGTTTTGCATCTGTACCGCCAGCGTGGCCAGCGTGCGGGCAGAGAGGTAGAGGGTGAAGTTGCGGTGACGCAGGACGCTGAAACCGTTGCGGGAAGTGCTGTCTGACATTGCGGCTTTCTAGGAGCAGAGCCTGGGGACTCTGCATCCCGAAAGCCCTGTGAGGTTGGATGCTGTTACTTGTTGAGGTCGGCCTCGGAGGTGAAGGCGTCGGCGTAGAACTCTTCTTCCGGCAAGCCGCACTGTGCGACAAAGTCGGTCTTGGCCGATTCCACCATCACCGGCGCACCGCAGGCGTACACCTGGTGGCCGGACAGGTCCGGCAGGTCGGCCATCACCGCCTGGTGCACATAGCCGGTGCGGCCGGCCCAGTGGTCTTCCGGCATCAGGTTGGACAGCACTGGCACGTATTTAAAGTTGGGCATGCTCATGGCCCACTCGCGGCACAGCGCGTCCATGTACAGGTCTTGCGGACGGCGGCCGCCCCAGTACAGCGTCATCTGGCGGGTCGAGCCTTTGGCGCGCAGGTGTTCGACGATGGCCTTGATCGGCGCGAAGCCGGTGCCGGAGGCCAGCAGCACCATCGGCTTGGCGCTGTCCTCGCGCACGAAGAAGGTGCCCATCGGGCCTTCGAAGCGCAGGATGTCTTTTTCTTTCATGGTGCCGAACACCTGGTCGGTGAACAGGCCGCCCGGCAGGTGGCGGATGTGCAGCGCCAACGGCTGGCCTTGCTCCGGCGGCGAGGCCAGGCTGTAGCTGCGCCGCTTGCCGTCCTTCAGCATGAATTCGATGTACTGGCCGGCGCGGAATTTCAGCGTTTCATTGGCCGGCAACTGCAGCGTCATGACGACTACGTCGGACGCGACTTTGTCCAGCGTCGCCACGCGCGACGGCATCTTGCGGATCGGATAGTCGTCACTGCCGGCCACTTCGCGCGCTTCGATCACCACGTCGCTGTGCGGCAGGGCGCAGCAGAACAGCGACATGCCTTTGGCTTCCTCGTCCTTCGGCAACGCCCGTTCCTGGTGCGGCTTGTGGGTGATGTCGCCGGACAGCACCTTGCCCTTGCAGGAGCTGCAGGCGCCGTTCTTGCAGCCATATGGCAGGCCGACGCCGGCGCGCATGGCGGCGCTCAGGATGGTTTCGTCTTCTTCGCAGCTGAATTGGTGACCGCTGGGCTGTACAGTGATGTGAAACGTCATACGATAGGGAGCTGGGCTATAGGCAGGAAACCCCTTATTTTACCTCAGTCGGCGGGTTCGGCTGGCGGCCGCGATGACTGGCTGGGGACGTCAACTGTTTCACCGCTGCCTGGCATATGTCCTTACAATCTCGGCATGAAAACTTCCAACTTTAACCGCCCGCGCCTGCTGATTGTCGGTTGCGGCGATGTCGGCATGCGCCTGCTGCCCTTGCTGTCCCACCATTTTCGCGTGTTTGCCACCACCAGCCAGGCGGCACGCCGCGCCGAACTGCGGGCGGCCGGCGCCGTGCCGCTGGTGGTCGACCTGGATCAGCCTGCGACCTTGCGGCGGCTGGACGGGCTGGCGCCGTGGGTGGTGCATCTGGCGCCGCCGCCGGCCGACGGTGTACTCGACACCCGCACCCGCAACCTGACGGCGGTGCTGCCGGCCGGCGGCCGGGTGGTGTATATCAGTACCACCGGCGTG from Duganella dendranthematis encodes:
- a CDS encoding MFS transporter, coding for MSDSTSRNGFSVLRHRNFTLYLSARTLATLAVQMQNVAIGWQVYSMTHNLFDLGLIGLAQFLPFLLLILLAGHAADRYDRRNLIALALGAQLLCGLMLLAFTYTGLSAVWPVFAVLVVYGSARAFMGPATQAILVNLVPQESFSKAVALSSSSFHVAVIMGPTLGGLFYLAGPKTVYMISSTLLLLSVVMMCLVKSVKQASASGPASWHTVLEGLRFVWNKKIVLGAISLDLFAVLFGGATALLPALAHDVLHIGPSGLGALRSAPGIGAALCSIVLAFFPITRRVGAWMLGGVAVFGAGTLVLGSTTTFMVALVALFLMGAGDMISVYVRHLLVQYETPDEIRGRVSAVNSVFIGASNELGEFESGITAGWMGLTRAVLFGGAATLGVVAAWTVLFPVLSRMDRFPHEDKK
- a CDS encoding DUF5610 domain-containing protein → MATPVSLTSSNTTNAATQVQAKDDKPVSVAAKAKADLNASIVQASLSVSISSSNDQMSVVLKTALTGINEALKKDGFGDDAIQNAASQDNTPEGTAGRIVSLSTGFFEAYKQQHPGEDEGELLNKFMDTIKSGMERGFKEAREVLQGLNALNGDISSNIDKTYELVQKGYDDFIAAHQAKTDTAATGASTSNTAASATATDKAAA
- a CDS encoding helical backbone metal receptor is translated as MSYLDALGVAHQPDPDARIVSLVPSITELLCDLDLAAQVVGRTGFCIHPWDVVQQIPKVGGTKDVNLDKIRALAPTHVVLNIDENEKPTADALAEFVPNIIVTHPLRPYDNVALARLMGGVFCRKQQAADWCAAFEAEYALLQAAPKGPPQTMLYCVWQDPWMTISRDTYIARMLEEIGWSVPELGEERYPAFRWSSELIAQIDGVLLSSEPYRFTEAHAEMLERQIGKPVLLVDGEMMSWYGSRSLQGLRYLRELALA
- a CDS encoding CDP-6-deoxy-delta-3,4-glucoseen reductase; the protein is MTFHITVQPSGHQFSCEEDETILSAAMRAGVGLPYGCKNGACSSCKGKVLSGDITHKPHQERALPKDEEAKGMSLFCCALPHSDVVIEAREVAGSDDYPIRKMPSRVATLDKVASDVVVMTLQLPANETLKFRAGQYIEFMLKDGKRRSYSLASPPEQGQPLALHIRHLPGGLFTDQVFGTMKEKDILRFEGPMGTFFVREDSAKPMVLLASGTGFAPIKAIVEHLRAKGSTRQMTLYWGGRRPQDLYMDALCREWAMSMPNFKYVPVLSNLMPEDHWAGRTGYVHQAVMADLPDLSGHQVYACGAPVMVESAKTDFVAQCGLPEEEFYADAFTSEADLNK
- a CDS encoding dienelactone hydrolase family protein, which translates into the protein MRKSLLILLFGLAAQSSFAAGPAFPGGPGPYAVGLRIAQLYDRARAYPDKIDLVTGLPTSGERARPLQALIWYPAEKQGAAIRYEDYLRTGATEEQFKRPEAEASGAVASYMQDNYPNLDAQQSKAALAQTMLARRDAPALAGKFPVVIYAPGSSAAAYDNADLCEYLASQGYLVIASASIGMHTRSINLDIDSAEAQARDISFLLGYAATLPQADDSHVAAIGYSFGGLANVLAAARDDRISALVSLDGSVRYFPAIVQQAAYATPERLALPMLYLGGKPYTAELMNRVKQVPTYSLMNQMKFSDLYNVTMYTMTHAAFQSESLRLGPELRFDEYSREEATLAHGWMGRYVLAFLNAYLRNDAAALAFMNNKPAANNVPAHLLAVDAHHAEGAPPTLATMAARFAKHGHKDLAGIYRDMRQRDAEFKPDERSLIAWGEKFLDVNRYPEAIEIYQLSTSLYPDSGRAVFYLAMAYDRHHDNALAIDAYQRVLGFWPDMAEAKQSIARLKTAAK
- a CDS encoding DUF1345 domain-containing protein encodes the protein MSLRIRWPSLIHSRPHLSLAIVCGLIAAPLLPGHWPWLTRVMACWDILVWVYIATMGWMMAKADQHDIKRAACRQDEKGPVILAVLSLAVLVSLAAIVLQLATTKNLPDEALALRYTLAVLTLVGSWFMVGIMFCSHYAHLYYMDNSDDKALGFPDDDVVPNYWEFLYFSFTICVAVQTSDVTVRTRQLRKVVLGQSVLCFFYNLAVLGLSINLAASLLNG
- a CDS encoding HPF/RaiA family ribosome-associated protein, coding for MQIQVNTDKTITNHAGLDEHVQTVVGNALHRFGEQITRVEVHLSDNLGQKSADGDNRCLMEARLTGLQPIAVSDHAATLHQAISGATEKLKRSIETAVGKLNAHKRHADGTGAVSAAVVAEAEEE